Below is a window of Dietzia timorensis DNA.
GTCGAGCGCCTCCGACCTGAGCAGCCAGCCGTCGATGGTGTCGTCGCCGGTCGGGCGAAAGCCGGGAAAGCCCATCCCAGCGCCCCAGCCGTGTTCGTCGAGGCTGCCGGTGATCGACCCGCGTTGCCACGTGCCGCCGAGCGGCGCGAGGATGTGCTCATTGGGGGCGCCGGGCGCCAGCGAACCGTAGATGAAGAGGTGCGAAGCGGTCATGATCCCGAAAGTATCAGCGCGGTCGGGCCAGGCTCGCTAGATGGTGTGCGAGCCGTTCGCGCGGCCGCGAGGCTCGAACTGGTCGGCCTGGGCGAACAGCATGGCGGTGACGCGGGCGTTTATGTCCGCGATCTCTTCCTCCTCGAGTTCGAGTGACTCGGACTGGAGCGCCGACATCTCGATCGCGGCGACGCTGCAGCGTCCCAGCATTAGCCGCCCCGGCGTCGACGAATCGAGCCCCGCCGCCGCAAGCAGTCGTTCGGCGATCTGGCTGTACATGTTGTCGACCGCGACATGGAGGGCGGGATCTTGGCTGGGCGCGCGAAAGACGGCGAGGTAGTTGTCACGACGGCGCCGCACGAACCGTGTGAAGGCGACGATGATGTCGTACAGGGGGTCCGTCGAGCTCTCCGGGTCCGGAAGTTCGATCTGCTTGATGAGAAAGTCTGCTGAGCGGTCGATGACAGCCGAGAGGTATTCGTGTTTGGAGCTGAAATAGTGGAAAAGCAGGCTGCGCGAGATTCCGGCCTCGCGCGCGACCGTGTCGATCGAGAACTCCGAGAACGAGGTCTCGTGGAGTAACTTCGCCCCGATCGCCACCAGCTGCGAGCGTCGTTCGCTCTGGCTCAATCGTCCTGACATGTCTTCCCCCCGAAAACTTCCGCGCACATTGCGCGCGTAAAACTATATTCGCCGAATAACCGTTTGGTAGCGCTACCTAAGTTTGCGGCAGGAACTACTGTATAGCTTGCGGTCGGAAGCGCTGGAATGGTGTCTGGGCGAGGGCTGTGCGAATGCTCCGGGCTGCACCGATACCCGCCTGTGGAACTATGGATTTCATGCCGAATCCCGCACCGGAACCGCACGGATCCGCGAAAAGCGAATACTTCGAGACCACCGCACGCCTTGCGGTACCGGGAACCGCCGGAGGCCGCAGTGGTGTCATCATGACGCCGCACGGCGCGATCGAGACGCCGGCCTTTATCCCCGTGGGCACGAAAGCCACCGTGAAGACCCTGCTGCCGGAGCAGATCGCGTCGACCGGTGCGCAGGCGGTGCTTGCGAATGCGTATCACCTGTACCTGCAGCCGGGCCACGACATCGTCGACGCCGCCGGCGGGGTCGGTGCGTTCATGAACTGGCCGGGGCCGACCTACACCGACTCAGGCGGCTTCCAGGTAATGAGTCTGGGTGTGGGGTTCAAGAAGGTCATCGAGATGTCCGCGACCGGAACCCCGGACGATTCGGCGACGAGGGCGAATAAGGAGCGCCTCGCGCGCGTCGATGAGGAGGGCGTGACCTTCCGCTCGCACCTCGATGGCTCCTCGCACCGGTTTACCCCGGAGGTGTCCATGCAGATCCAGCACGGACTCGGCGCGGACATCATGTTCGCCTTCGATGAGCTCACCACGTTGATGAACACTCGCGGTTATCAGGAGCAGTCCGTGGAACGCACGCGGCGCTGGGCCGAGCGCTGCCTCGTCGAGCACAACCGTTTGACGGCGGAGCGTGCGGATAAACCACCGCAGTCTCTGTGGGGCGTGATCCAGGGCGCGCAGTACGAGGACCTGCGGCGGCAGGCAGTGCGCGGCCTACTCGAGATGAGCGACCGGTTCACCGAGTCCGGGCAGCGCGGATTCGGCGGGTTCGGCATCGGCGGCGCGCTGGAGAAAGAGAACCTCGGCACGATCGTCGGTTGGTGCACCTCCGAGATGCCGGAGGACATGCCGCGCCACCTGCTCGGGATCTCGGAGCCCGACGATGTCTTTACGGCGGTAGAGAACGGGGCGGACACGTTCGACTGCGTCGCGCCGACCCGGCTCGCTCGGCACGGCGGGATTTACACGCGCTCGGGGAAGGTCAACATCACCAAGGCGATGTACCGGCGGGACTTCACCCCGCTCGACCCGGAGGGCGACCACCCCGTGGACGCGCAGTACACGCGGGCGTACCTGCACCACATGTTCAAGGCCAAGGAGTATCTCGGCGCGCAGATCTGCACCCTGCACAACGTGCGGTTCATCATCCGGATGGTTGCCGATATTCGCTCGGCCATTGCCGGTGGGACCGACGAGTACCTCGCGTTCAAGGAGGACTTCCTCGGCCGCTATTACGCGGGACGGGCGAAGTAAATTCGGCCGGAGCGGTTGTTGTTCGGCGCGGGGCGGGCGCCTGCCAGGGGGTTGTGCGGAGTTTGGGCGCCGTCACCATCTCGAGTACCGCGCACCTCGTGAATTGACGGGGTCTGCGGTACTCGAGATGGTGACGGCGCGGGGGCCTGCTGGCGCGGGGGCCTGCTGGCGCGGGGGCCTGCTGGCGCGGGGGCCTGCTGGCGCGGCGCCCGGCTGGCGCGGCTACTCCTGCGGCGCCCCGGCGGCCCGCTCCGCCTCGTACCGGCGCAGCGATTCCTGGTAGGTCGGCTCGGCCTTCTTGATCCGCTGGATGATCGCGTACGAGAACGGCATGATGATCGCCTCGACGGCGACCTTCCACACGAACCCGATGACCGTGTAGTTCCAGTAGTCCGCAGATCCGATCGTCATCCCGAGCGCGCTCGCCGCGATCGTGCAGAACACCAGCGTGTCGAAGAGCTGTCCGACAACAGTCGAGGTCAGCATGCGCGCCCACAAAGTCCGCTCGCCGGTCAGCCGCTTCATGCGCACCATCACGTACGAGTTGATCAGCTCGCCGACCACGTAGCCGGCGAGCCCGGCGGCGAGGAATTGCGGCACGACTCCGACCACGGCGCCGAAGGCGTCCTGGTTCTCGTAGAAGTCGGGGGCCGGCATGTGCATGGCCAACGTGAAACACGCGGACGCGAGCAGCTGCACGGCGAAACCCATCGCCACGACGCGGCGCATAGTGCGGAAGCCCCAGATCTCGCTGATCACGTCGCCGAGGACGTAGGCGAGGGGGAAGAGGAAGAAGGCGCCGTCGGTGACGAGACCGTCGAGCTGGAAGATTCCGAGGTCGAGGTGCAGGTCGGGGAAGAGGAGCACGGCCTTCGTGGCCGCGACGTTGGAGATGAGCATCACGCCGATGAACAGCGCGACGACGGTGAGGAGGGTGTAGGACGTTACTGAGGCGAACGCCGGTTCGGGGCGAAAGTCGGCCGAGGGGCCCTGACCTTTGCCGCGAGCCGGCTGCCCAGACTCTGGGTGGCCGCCGGGGGCGGAAGTTTTTCTAGTCACGAGCAGTGATTATGACACCTCTACCACTGGCCGGGCGCAACCCACGGCCCGCCGAATTCCGCCCTGGGCGCCAGCAGCGCCGGCGAGAACCGCGCGGAAATGTCCCGTACAGACCGCGCACCGGGCACGCCGAGGGACTCGCCGATCGCCGTCACCACCTGCCCCGGGTCGACGCCGGCGGCGACGAGTTCGGCGAGCGTATGCCCGCCATCGCGCTTGGCCAGCCGCTCACCACCGGGCGCCACGGCGAGCGGGACGTGCGCGTATTCCACGGCCGGAAGCCCGAGCAGCCGCGCAAGCCACGCCTGCCGCGGCGCCGAATCGAGGAGGTCGAGCCCGCGCACCACTTGGTCGACCCCGGCCGCCGCATCGTCCACCACCACCGCGAGGTTGTAGGCCCACGCGCCATCGCCGCGGCGCAGCACGAAATCGTCGACCACCCCGGTGAATTCGCCCTGCACGGCGTCATGAATATGGCATATGACGCCGGAGTCGCCGTTCTCCCCGCGCGTTTCCGGGTCCGCCCGTACGCGAATGGCAGGCACCTTGTTCGGCGGCATCGCGGCGCGGCGGCGTTCGCGTTCGGCGGCGGTCAGGTCGCGGCAGGTGCCCGGGTACGCGCCGGGCGGGGCATGGGGCGCGCGGGGTGCGTCGAGAACGTCCTTGCGCGAACAGAAGCATTCGAAGGTGCGGCCGGCGGCGCTTAGTCGTTCGAGGGCCTCCGCGTAGCGCCCGTGGCTGCGGGATTGCCATTCGGGCTCGCGGTCCCACTCCAGGCCGAGACGCGCGAGGTCCGCGATCTGCTCGCGCGCCACTTCCGCGCGCGAGCGCTGCGGGTCGAGGTCGTCGATGCGCAATAAGAATTCGCGGCCCGAGCGCCTGGCGAAGGCGAAGGCGAGCACGGCCGTGCGCAGATTCCCCAGGTGCAGCGCGCCGCTCGGGGAGGGGGCGTAGCGGCCGGCGCCGGCGGGCGAGGATTCTCGGGCGGCATGGGTACTCACAAAGTGGGACACTAGTAGACATGAGCGATGCAGCAGACAAGAACGTACTGGACGACGAGCAGATCACCGAGGCACTCGCCGAGCTCCCCGGCTGGGCGCACACCGAGGGCGCGCTGACGTTCACGGCGAAGTGCGAGTCCGCAGAGGCAGCGATCGGCCTGTTCGACAAGATCGCGGCCGCGGCCGAGAACGCGAACCATCACCCCGACGTGCTGTGGTCGTACAACGAGATCACCGTGGACCTGTCGAGCCACGATGTCGGCGGGGTCACCCAGCGTGACACCCGCCTGGCGAAGACCATCAGCGGACTCGCCGAGGCGGCCGGCGCGCAGGTGTACGACGGCCAGGACTGACCGCCGGATAGTCAAACGCCGGGCTACCGTTGGATCGAAGCCCGGATCGAACTCCGGACGATGCGCGCTTTCCTGAACGAGAGGTTTAGGATTTACACCGCGCAAGGGATGCCTCCTGTTAAGGAAGGCACGCCACCACT
It encodes the following:
- a CDS encoding gamma-glutamylcyclotransferase family protein; this translates as MTASHLFIYGSLAPGAPNEHILAPLGGTWQRGSITGSLDEHGWGAGMGFPGFRPTGDDTIDGWLLRSEALDGAWGELDEFEGAEYRRVEVDCQLDDGSRVRTWVYSLA
- a CDS encoding TetR/AcrR family transcriptional regulator, with the translated sequence MSGRLSQSERRSQLVAIGAKLLHETSFSEFSIDTVAREAGISRSLLFHYFSSKHEYLSAVIDRSADFLIKQIELPDPESSTDPLYDIIVAFTRFVRRRRDNYLAVFRAPSQDPALHVAVDNMYSQIAERLLAAAGLDSSTPGRLMLGRCSVAAIEMSALQSESLELEEEEIADINARVTAMLFAQADQFEPRGRANGSHTI
- the tgt gene encoding tRNA guanosine(34) transglycosylase Tgt codes for the protein MPNPAPEPHGSAKSEYFETTARLAVPGTAGGRSGVIMTPHGAIETPAFIPVGTKATVKTLLPEQIASTGAQAVLANAYHLYLQPGHDIVDAAGGVGAFMNWPGPTYTDSGGFQVMSLGVGFKKVIEMSATGTPDDSATRANKERLARVDEEGVTFRSHLDGSSHRFTPEVSMQIQHGLGADIMFAFDELTTLMNTRGYQEQSVERTRRWAERCLVEHNRLTAERADKPPQSLWGVIQGAQYEDLRRQAVRGLLEMSDRFTESGQRGFGGFGIGGALEKENLGTIVGWCTSEMPEDMPRHLLGISEPDDVFTAVENGADTFDCVAPTRLARHGGIYTRSGKVNITKAMYRRDFTPLDPEGDHPVDAQYTRAYLHHMFKAKEYLGAQICTLHNVRFIIRMVADIRSAIAGGTDEYLAFKEDFLGRYYAGRAK
- a CDS encoding VUT family protein, translated to MTRKTSAPGGHPESGQPARGKGQGPSADFRPEPAFASVTSYTLLTVVALFIGVMLISNVAATKAVLLFPDLHLDLGIFQLDGLVTDGAFFLFPLAYVLGDVISEIWGFRTMRRVVAMGFAVQLLASACFTLAMHMPAPDFYENQDAFGAVVGVVPQFLAAGLAGYVVGELINSYVMVRMKRLTGERTLWARMLTSTVVGQLFDTLVFCTIAASALGMTIGSADYWNYTVIGFVWKVAVEAIIMPFSYAIIQRIKKAEPTYQESLRRYEAERAAGAPQE
- the gluQRS gene encoding tRNA glutamyl-Q(34) synthetase GluQRS, which produces MSTHAARESSPAGAGRYAPSPSGALHLGNLRTAVLAFAFARRSGREFLLRIDDLDPQRSRAEVAREQIADLARLGLEWDREPEWQSRSHGRYAEALERLSAAGRTFECFCSRKDVLDAPRAPHAPPGAYPGTCRDLTAAERERRRAAMPPNKVPAIRVRADPETRGENGDSGVICHIHDAVQGEFTGVVDDFVLRRGDGAWAYNLAVVVDDAAAGVDQVVRGLDLLDSAPRQAWLARLLGLPAVEYAHVPLAVAPGGERLAKRDGGHTLAELVAAGVDPGQVVTAIGESLGVPGARSVRDISARFSPALLAPRAEFGGPWVAPGQW
- a CDS encoding 4a-hydroxytetrahydrobiopterin dehydratase; the encoded protein is MSDAADKNVLDDEQITEALAELPGWAHTEGALTFTAKCESAEAAIGLFDKIAAAAENANHHPDVLWSYNEITVDLSSHDVGGVTQRDTRLAKTISGLAEAAGAQVYDGQD